The sequence below is a genomic window from Gossypium hirsutum isolate 1008001.06 chromosome A11, Gossypium_hirsutum_v2.1, whole genome shotgun sequence.
ttatgagtacagcttagatcgtgactgactgagtaaccggggtagggtgattgggttgtcattctacttcgcgtcaaaaggttgtgtgacgtgacAAGTAAAACTCCGCTAGCCAAGGTTATGAGTATGGCTCAAatcgtgactgactgagtaactggggtagggtgcttgggttgtcattctacttcgcgtcaaaaggttgtgtgacgtgttgggtaaaactccgctaaccgaaataaataattttaggagtatgttgggctgagtaaccggggtggggtgcttgggttgtcatctctcttcgcgtcaaaaggtttaatatattcctaagtaaataaataataataaatttaaaaaatcaaaaaatcaaaaaaggaaaaaaaaaaagaagaaaaaaataagtactAATAAAGTTGCACTTCGGGGACTAAAGGAGGAAATAATTAAGGTGTCTTAgtaggtttggtaatttacctaaatggcataactcaagtcgatcttaatttttgtgtgaaataattggaatactttttctgttttacttaaagcaagcttagaggtctctttatttttcatatgcgtttttaactaatttttatgaaactttggagtggtatttcttttatggcagaaTCTAGCTTTCACAGTcgataggaaccatacttgagggcaagcatgggctaagtagggggaatttgataatactctaaaatgacgtgtttttatatattaatcatgtgtttattttgagcttgagcctactaatttgagctatttatgtctttttatcttttagggactaaattggaggcgaaaagtaaattcaagggaaaaagcgtcaattcggagattaaatgggccaatatgcaacgtgggacaaatatggtgccaaaagtgcgaacatggaagacacaaggacttaaaagcaaatagaagagattttattttggaagactctattttattttattctattaggataattaatattaagataattattaggattattcaaattaaagattttattttaattatctttgtttatctttaattaaatgtatttatctttttagaatttaagttcaattagactatctccctagcactataaatagggggtgaagtgactctattttggaggatctttttctgtaaacactctcccccaaaagtcttttgttctttcatatttcttttcaataaaatttctttttccatatttttatttattttctttcccacaattatcatgagccactaaaacctttctagccaaaagttgtcaatatttccccaaaaaaggttcttgaggcctagaatccgtacttagccttctcgccaagtattcatcgtttctccgcactacgggctgacacttccgtccatggcccttaagaagtaagcttttcagcatatgcaaaggcggtcgctttgtatgttttggaaggattgcatagtcagttcgttaacttactgcgtcagaggttggcgagccaaagagacaaaatggcgtgggattcgccattgagaagcgttgatctagcatagattactggctagagtcaggttccctaaaaatcgtaagtctaatctttggagctggtggtcgtaggcgtcctcttccactataactggcttactcaagtcgagaaggatcatccaaaagccaaggattgagcccaaggcggaatgagacaaccggaggctggaactttcccataagaatttctttttacttaaaactctctttattatttttattattttcgtaatcataatttcagtaaactttaaactctgtttttattttatttctgcttccaaaatcaattcttaaaatttgttttttatttttattttttccaggaacgcaggttttcttgggcacgattctgcccaggatttcgagaaacaagcattcgtataatccggtccctgaggattcgaccctacttcccctttactgttctttttctatttttattattttacagggaataggttATTTTTGGTGCTCTTAACGACCGCAtcaatagggggtgaagtgactctatttgggggcagctttttctgtaaacactctcccccaaaattcttttgttctttcatatttcttttcaataaaatttcttttttccatatttttatttatttgctttccctcaattatcatgagccactaaaaaacccttctagccaaaagttgtcaatatttccccaaaaagggttcttgaggcctagaatccgtacttaaccttctcgccaagtattcatcgtttctctgcactacgggctgacgcttccgtccatggcccttaagaagtaagcttttcagcatatgcaaaggcggccgctttgtatgttttggaaggactgcatagtcggttcgttaacttactgcgtcagaggttggcgagccaaagagacaaaatggcgtgggattcaccattgagaagcgttgatctagcatagattactggctagagtcaggttccctaaaaatcgtaaatctaatctttggagctggtggtcataggcgtcctcttccactataactggcttacttgagtcaagaaggatcatctaaaagccaaggattgagcccaaggcggaatgagacaaccggaggctggaactttagcataagaatttcttttctcttaaaactctctttattatttttattattttcgtaatcataatttcagtaactttaaattctgtttttattttattttcgcttccaaaatcaattcttaaattttgttttttattttttttccaggaacgcaggttttcttgggcacgattctgcccaggatttcgagagacaagcattcgtataatctgGTCCCTGATGATTcaaccctacttcccctttactatttctttttcattattttacagggaataagATATTttgtgctctcaacgaccgcatcacaaacgaaacaaacaaaaaaggaaaaggacaaaaagtagcagaaacaaaaagaaaaaaagaagaaagctgTGTAATCCGGCTATAAAGGCCTAAGATTTCATCTGTATTTTTTTACGCATATGAGAAATCGAAACGCACACAAGCAAATcgaaaaaaatgttgaaattaaaAGGTGTTCTTGgtccttttcatttttatttttttgtctactatattttcttttcctttttttttctttctctttgcaAACCTGTTTAAGCAAAAACTAAAAAGGAAGAAAAGTGGCTCACTTGAATCCCTTCAATCTCGCCGTCGGAGTAATTTCTCTGTCGTTGTAATCGGGTTCGACAAAGGGACAGAGAACTCTTTTTCTCCTCGTTCTTTGGTTGCTGAAGGTTTAGCCTTCGAAAGGAGCTTTGAAGACGGAGCTTAAAAGCTCGTTCCCTACAACGCCGGCCACTAGCCACGGCAGCGGTTGAGTGAGCAGGCAATGGCCTTTTCGGCTGAAGAGAAGAGGAAAAGATAGGGGGTTTGAGAGCATtagagttttttttcttttttcttttttataaaaaaataaaggttaaaatggttttaaaataaaagtttaatttaaaaagCATAgagaaaacggcgccgtttagaaGGGAATTCGCAGAGGCCAAAACAACACCGTTTTGAGCCTCTGACCCGTGACCCGATCCGGTTACCCaagaggatccgcgtgttctgCTTCAAGGGAACATTTGCGCAATTGACCCCTCCCTTTCGCACGGTCCTTCAATTAGGCCTTCTATgctcttctttgtttttttaatttgttcCTGAAATTTGCGCGTTATTGGAATTTAGTCTACATTTGAACTCTGCGTTTTGAGGTTCGGTATATGTCCATTTTTAGTCCCTTTTCTTTTGGGCGCATTTAGTTACGGTTCTAAATTCTGTTTTAATAAttggatttatttttaaattaatctctgaattttgtttttgtttcaattaagttctttttagtttttgtgattcttttatttttctaattcatttgTCACCAATTTTTTATGTTAACGTGCTATGTGTTAATTTTTACATTAGATTAgtttattatttgcatatttTCAGttgtatttttcttaaaaattgttttacctttataatttgtctattttaaattcttcctctatatatattttttttagagatttacataatatttaatttaatgttattatacatatttatattaaattatgtttactCTAAGTATGCATTATTGATttcgtattattattatttttaaaaatttatgatatatatttatatgtatattttcctttaaatttatttatttataatttgtcTCCATTAAGGATTCTGcttaaaatggtatattttatttactttaaatactttcataaattagtatctttatatatattatctgtacatatcattaattaaattaatttgttttatttgaaattatgttatataaattatttattccaGATTTCTTTTCAcataacatatattttaataatcattCATATTCTGTTAGTTTTATATTCACATAagttatatcaaattcatcaattcatcaattcatgtattatgtatattatatgttcctcgattcatcattattttaaaattgtcttATATCACATTGGCTTCTAATTTCTATTTTGTCTTATACATTTTGCGTtgattgttttatattatatcaTGTATATCACTATTGCATAttgtttattcatttttttgtatTGTTATATCAATTGTTCTCTATCCATGCTtgaaaatttaatatcatttttcttagattaattatatttaattgtttgttttgTTGGTCGGCTAAATAAGGTTATATTATATTCATGCACCAAGTATTGTATGTGTGCacattatttcatgttttttagttttacttttaGTCTACAAATGTTGCAttataattttcaactttttaaaagcaatcgtttcattttatttcaagtaaaattaaagcGTTTTGAGCTAGCTTATAATGGTTTATTTAAAGATtttcaaataaggcaatgttcaatATTTTGGAAATTCGAAGAAATCTTGCCCTACCATGCTGGGTTTCGATTCTTCGTTAGACTAAATCATgggacatccttttgtaattttcaacatGCAAGCTTTCGGGGATCAAAAATTAATCGTATTTTCAAAGGTATGAAGAATCGTGTccaatcgtgctggatgtgatgctataTACCTTCgaaacgagagaattttgacAACCAACTTGAACCACACAAATGTTTTAaaaaggaaccatatttcaaaatattttaaaatgttagacattaagacattaattaatcaatttggtaccaattttgggcgttacgagggtgctaatccttcctcgtacgtaattgactcccgaacccgtcttCTCGATTTTCGTAGACctaaatcgttgttttagtaaaacaaaacattttaaaacaattaaactactaggtgatccgatcacacctaaataaaaaggattagtggcgactcccatgttcgttttcattttcaaaaccaaagtcgatctccgtttacaaaaaaaaataattttaacactatacattttaaattataaattttcaatcttaattaaaataatcgTAGTTAAATCTATTATGTATAAATCTTGAAATTTCAGTGCTAtaccatttaatttattaattaaaataatgtgGTCTTTTATTATGTCTACATATTAAAATGGCGTGAAATTacatgtaataatatatatgttatatttgttATGTTTTTAAAGTGTGCATTTAGACAACACtaagcttaaattttttttacctgagtattatattttcctttttctttaaaaataaaataaaaaaattattaatctcATAATAATGAGTAAATAAATGTAGCATTCGAGCACTTGATCCACTAGTTAGtgcatgatttatttattaaaaaagtgagcctcaaaaatcatatttttttgaagttaaaagaaaatacaaaaatcaaggttcacaaacatcaaaattttaaattgatatggtGCAACAAATTATATGGgtttaattgtaattttattaaaaacatttcACATGTTATAGACTgcatcaaattagtccctttgttattaaatggattaatttagtctatatactattaaaaagaattgaATAAGATCAAATTGTAATAGAGTTACAACTTTCATACAATAAATGTTAGCTTTGTtacaaaattaaacttatttgattctttttaatagtagagggactaaattaattatttaattattgagGGACTAATCTGATACAGTCCCTATAATACAGGGACTTCCCAAGTACTTTCACCCTTGTATATGTATTTCAATTTTATATATGGATGTCGGAAGGACATTGGTAGCGAGTGGCATAAGATTGCTTGTATCGCTACCGGTTGGTATAtttaggcttagtttggatgggcgattgggtgcggtgcagtgcgtttagcttactttttatctcacgttACAGTATTACTACCGTATCTAATCTCACgaccaccgctatttttacactaacagcagataaacgcaccgcccatctaaACTCACCCTTACTCTCCTACTACCGCTTTTTTTGCCAATGTAGAACAAGCTTTTTCGTCCCATGAATACCATCTTTTGTAAATTGAAGTTACTTTGTTACTTCATTTATCATTTTCTATTGCTAATTTGTGCAGTAACCATCGGAGATTTTTAGTGAAACGAATTTGGCAAATGCATGAATCTAAACGAATTTGGTAATTTTTCTGATGTAATAATCTGTTGTATTAGAACCGAATAATTAATGCTTAGTTTCGTCGGCGTTAGTTAAATGGAAGATGCAAAATGAGAGATGCATTCTTCATGAGCTCATCTATCCACGCCACTCTATTGAAATCTTCCTCTATACACATTGGAATACTGTTTGGAACATTAAAAGGACATAAATGTGTTTTTCTTCCTGATTTGGTACGTATCATGCAACAAGTAAAATATAGAgtataatcaatatatttatgcAGTTCAGAACTCGTCCTACATCTGCAAGGCTTTGCTCAGAGATGAATACACTATAAACTTTATAGtacaaagaagtgatttaagctTTACCCCTCAAACACTTGATGCAACCTCACCTTTATATAATTAACTTTTCTTCCAACTCATTTTAGCTATGCAAGTGAAAATCAACATCCAGATAGTGTATAACAATGGCACTCAATAATAGTTCCTATTATGAACATGTGTGCTTCTTTAAATTCACACATCATCCATGAAATAAATCATCTATATATAAGCTCCAGGATTGGTCAAACTCTTCATAAGCTCCGTGTAAAGTGGAACAATAAATTTCCAAATGCAATATCTCCGATAATTATCATGCTTCAACAACGAGACTGTTCCAAAAGCAACAATGAACCTGGAAATTATAAATACCAACATGGAACATGTTAAAATTGATGTCATTTAGATTGAGCAGTGCCCAAATGTAGAAACACTTACTGTTGCTAAACAGAACTTCATTTATGTGCATGAATGGCCATTTTCCATGCTTTTCCAGTTCAAGTTCAACAAAGGGCCAAACATAGGGCATCCTCATTTGTAATAGTAACAAATTCCCATTCCCAAACATAGAGCATCAACCTCATCCTCACCACCAAATATTCTGAAGCAAGATCCTTCCATGATTTAACCTTCAAAATTCAAACAGCTAAAAGGGGTGCCCTGCATCAAAGAATATTGTGAAATATCCCCCACTTCCCCCTCCATTTTCATCAACCCTTAACCCCTACCCCCTATTCAATCTACTTGACAACAACATTGCGTGTTTAAGCTCTCTCCAGCACAACTCCAAGAATCTGTCAATAGCATGGGAACCATATATTACCATTTTTCTTCAGTTGGAATATTTTGGCAGATGAAAAAATCGTAGTTGAAAGTATGGGCTCTGCTGCTTGTAATATATGCTATGCTCTGCCGAAGAAGAGAGCCAACATCTAGCAGAAATTAGGATTAGATAATCAGAGGGACTCTTCAACGAAGAAAAGAAAGAACACGTGCATAGAGAGGAGGATTTCATGGGAGTACAATACCATGGACAGGTCAGCTGAAGAAGAATGCATGTCCTGTTTTTTGGCTCTTCCATTGAACTCATGCTGAAAAAGAAGAAGCTTAGTTAGGGAGTTATATTagatcatttgaaattgtgagatttttatgatttaaaaatgtAAACCAATTAAGTAATTACCACCTCTTTTTCTGCATCTAATTTCTTAAAGTTGTCAAATGCCTTTCACAAATATCCAGCACTAGACCAATGGGTTACTgcacaaaattagaaaaaaatattatgaaaaatgAGTGGTATTTCAATAAGGAAATTAATGAAAAGACTAACCTGAAGGAATGTGAGCAATCTTATACCAATCGGCACCAATGTCCTTCTGACACCTTTCTTCCAACTGAGGAACCTCATGTATATTTAACTGTTGCAAATTGGTTAGGCAGCGCATCTCATCCGGAAGCGACGTTAGATTGGGCCAATCAACAAGAGAAAGAATTTGCAGATTTGTTAGATGTTGAATCCACTCCGGAAGATGTCCACACTTTGGAATATTTTCCAGTGATAGGGAGCGTAGTCTTGTATGATCTTGGAATATCTGGAAGCCAGCTGCTGATAGCTCCAGCTCCTTGCAGTTCGTTACTACAAGCACTTCAAGGAAAGTGAGATGTTGGAACACAGGAAAGAGTGACCTCAATCCGCTGCAATTCCAAATTTCTAATCTTTTCAATTGAACAAGATGTTGAAGCCCAAGGGGGAGAGACACCAGCTGTGGAATATTAATAATCTCCAAATGAGAGAGATTCTTAAGGGCTTCCCATTGCATTCCCTCTAAATCAACCTCCTTGCAATCTCCTATTGTCAATTTTTTGAGGCCGGTGAAATGTTTCAAGTACTCATCTAGCATGTGAGTGCCCAATCCCTCAATTTTGTGCACATGGAAAGATTTCAATTTGGAGAGAGGAAGAGAAGATGTTGAAGTTGATGGGGTCGTACTAGTGATGTTCATCTTCATGGTCTGCTTTAACGGCCTTGAACTGCTCTTCACCAACCTTAGATCATCATCGAGTGAAGGATACAATGGCATTGAAGTCAAAGGGCAATTTACAATTTCTAAAGAGGAAAGACAAGGAAATACCATCATTGATGTTCCTATAACTGTTGTGTCATCCTCGTTATCATCATCAATGGACCTTTTCCTCCACCAACTCTTCATATTTGGGCAATTCTCGAGGCAAAGAGACTTAAGCGATGGGAAGAATGACTCCGGTTCTCCCTGACTTCCTTTTGGGCTATTATCGTCCATGTACTCCAGCTCAGTTAAATCAACAATTGACAGCTTTTGAAGACAAAGCAATTGCGCAAAGGACGGGATTTGTTTGAAATTACTAGGACCCCATATTCTAATCACGGTAAGATTTGTGAGCAAAGAAAGCCAACTTGGAAACTTGGCATCACCCCTCCAACCTCCAATAAAGAGCTCCTTGAGATTGGGATGGGGCCGGAGGTCTTCAAGTGACTtgtcgtcatcatcatcatcattaccatcatcattatcatcatcatcatcatcattccaTACTAAAACCAACAATCTCAAATGTTGCTTCTCTTTCAAATTAGCCGCTTTAAACTTCTCTTTTGCATTTTTTACGAATCCCAAATTTGTTATTTCTAGCTGTCCCCTTAAGTTGTTAAGCCCACTCAATTCACTTAGATCTGCACCGTCATGTGAGCCATCTTTATCCACTGCAAACATGCTTAACGTCTCAAGGGAAGTCAGCTTCCCTATTCCACGTGGCATATGAGTTAAACTAACACAATCACTACACGACAGATGGGTAAGATTCACCAATTTTTCAATCTTCTTCGGCAATTCTTCAAGCTGAAAACATAAGTCAAGTTTCAAAGCTTGCAAATTGTGTATCCTGCAAATACTCTTTGGGAGGCTCTTAATATTGAAATTCCTAGAAAGATCAAGGTACCTCAAATGTTTCAACTTATGAATGGAGCGTGGAATCATCTCAAAATctaaatcattcatttccaatACACGCAAGCATCTGCAATTTGCAATTATCAAATCCCAAGTTTCATTGCTCAAATTTTGATCTATCTTATTTGAAAACTGTAACAAGGTTCGCAACTTTTTTCCCTTAAACAAAGGTATTAATGAAAGATTAATTGATATGTGGCGACATTTTTCACCAAccttacttacaatttcatttGAATCTACAATATTAATCTCCGTCCCCGCTACTGATTCAGCTAGATCATGAATGAAATCATGCATTTTACATGTTAGACCTTCCCACGAATATCTTTCTCCTACTTCTTGAAAGAAACTTCTTTCAACTAAATCTATAAAATACCCCAACCCGATCTCCTCAAGAGATTGACTTGAATTCAATTGCTTTACGAAGCCTTGTGCAATCCAAAACTGAACAAGAGTTTGTACACGAATTTCATGATCTTTTGGATACAGTCGGCAGTAAGCAAAGCAATGCTTCAAATGGGATGGGAGATGATCGTAGCTCAACTTAAGTGTATCTAGAATTTTACCTTCGTTTTGACATATTCTAGTAAATTCATTATCTTTGAAAGAACGCCACTCCTTTTCAGTTTCTTTGAAAGATAATGTACTTGCTATCGTCCTTATGACCAAAGGAACCCCACCACACCCTTCCAAAATCTGTTTCCCTATTTCTACAAAGGCTGCATTTGTTGAGTCTGCATATCTTTGCTCAAATGCTATTTCTTTGAACAAAGACCAAGCATCGTCATCAGATAAGCCTTTCAGAACATAAGGTTGACATTTACTTGTAATCTTTGCTACTCTCAAAGAGCGAGTAGTTACTATTATCCTACTTCCTTTAGCCCCACCTACTAATAACTCTTTTAAACTAACCCATTCTTCCCACTCCTCATTCCAAATGTCATCCAAAACAAGCAAATATTTTTTCCCACCAATTTTTCCTCGAAGTTGGGTTTGCAATTGATCCATTTCGAGTTTTTGATTTGGTGCTTCACCAGTTgcagatttgatcatattttctACAATTATTTTGACATCAAAAACATCTGAAACGCACACAAACATCATCAACTCAAAATGATTTTTGACCATTTCATCATTATAGACAAATTGCGCCAAAGCAGTCTTTCCTAACCCTCCTAACCCCACAATTGGAATGATGGAAACATTCTCTTCACTTTCAAACTCTAACATGAGTTTTAAAAGAGCTGCTTTATCATCGTCCCTCCCTATTATGTTATCTTTAAAAGAGTGCGTTTGATGCCTCCTTTTAGTCATGAAAGAGGTTTCCATGGGGCGGTCACGCTCTACCAAATTGAAAATCTTGGCCTCACTTCCAATCGAAGTTAGCCTCGCCTTAATGGCCTTAATTTGACGACCCATTTTGAGACCGTAAGCAAACTGGTTTGAGCTTGAGAA
It includes:
- the LOC107935764 gene encoding putative disease resistance protein RGA1, translated to MAEAIAFDLAVELITKLSSFTLSQIGLCWNVKDDLDDLKSTVSTIKAVLLDAEQRSVTSHLVKDWLEKLKDVLYDADDLLDDFSTEALRKDLLGGNKLTKEVRLFFSSSNQFAYGLKMGRQIKAIKARLTSIGSEAKIFNLVERDRPMETSFMTKRRHQTHSFKDNIIGRDDDKAALLKLMLEFESEENVSIIPIVGLGGLGKTALAQFVYNDEMVKNHFELMMFVCVSDVFDVKIIVENMIKSATGEAPNQKLEMDQLQTQLRGKIGGKKYLLVLDDIWNEEWEEWVSLKELLVGGAKGSRIIVTTRSLRVAKITSKCQPYVLKGLSDDDAWSLFKEIAFEQRYADSTNAAFVEIGKQILEGCGGVPLVIRTIASTLSFKETEKEWRSFKDNEFTRICQNEGKILDTLKLSYDHLPSHLKHCFAYCRLYPKDHEIRVQTLVQFWIAQGFVKQLNSSQSLEEIGLGYFIDLVERSFFQEVGERYSWEGLTCKMHDFIHDLAESVAGTEINIVDSNEIVSKVGEKCRHISINLSLIPLFKGKKLRTLLQFSNKIDQNLSNETWDLIIANCRCLRVLEMNDLDFEMIPRSIHKLKHLRYLDLSRNFNIKSLPKSICRIHNLQALKLDLCFQLEELPKKIEKLVNLTHLSCSDCVSLTHMPRGIGKLTSLETLSMFAVDKDGSHDGADLSELSGLNNLRGQLEITNLGFVKNAKEKFKAANLKEKQHLRLLVLVWNDDDDDDNDDGNDDDDDDKSLEDLRPHPNLKELFIGGWRGDAKFPSWLSLLTNLTVIRIWGPSNFKQIPSFAQLLCLQKLSIVDLTELEYMDDNSPKGSQGEPESFFPSLKSLCLENCPNMKSWWRKRSIDDDNEDDTTVIGTSMMVFPCLSSLEIVNCPLTSMPLYPSLDDDLRLVKSSSRPLKQTMKMNITSTTPSTSTSSLPLSKLKSFHVHKIEGLGTHMLDEYLKHFTGLKKLTIGDCKEVDLEGMQWEALKNLSHLEIINIPQLVSLPLGLQHLVQLKRLEIWNCSGLRSLFPVFQHLTFLEVLVVTNCKELELSAAGFQIFQDHTRLRSLSLENIPKCGHLPEWIQHLTNLQILSLVDWPNLTSLPDEMRCLTNLQQLNIHEVPQLEERCQKDIGADWYKIAHIPSVTHWSSAGYL